One window of the Anomaloglossus baeobatrachus isolate aAnoBae1 chromosome 12, aAnoBae1.hap1, whole genome shotgun sequence genome contains the following:
- the DPM3 gene encoding dolichol-phosphate mannosyltransferase subunit 3, with the protein MTKLVEWLLSLSLLGGVWVTLTFDLLGVAMPRACWEVVWPLPIYLLVVFGCYSLATVGYRVATFNDCEEAARELQAQISEAKADLKRRGLRF; encoded by the coding sequence ATGACTAAGCTTGTGGAGTGGCTGCTGAGCCTGAGTCTTCTCGGTGGAGTTTGGGTGACCCTGACCTTTGACCTTCTTGGCGTGGCTATGCCCAGGGCATGCTGGGAGGTTGTTTGGCCGCTCCCCATCTACCTGCTGGTTGTGTTTGGCTGTTACTCTTTGGCGACTGTTGGCTACCGCGTGGCCACATTCAATGACTGCGAGGAGGCCGCCCGCGAGCTGCAAGCTCAGATCAGTGAGGCCAAGGCGGATCTGAAGAGGCGAGGCCTGCGCTTTTAG